ACGCTGCCGCCTCGGCGCACGCCCCGGACCGGGAGCTCCGGCGGGTGCGCGCCTGCGACCCGATCTACCCCGCCGACCTCCCCGACCGCCGCTTCGCCTACGGACTCGCCGTCGGTGTCGCAGGAGAGGTGCTGCCGCAGACGCTCGAGCGGATGATCCAGCTCTGCCGCGCGGTACTCGTGGACGCACAGGCGCTGATACGGGCGTTCGACGGCGAGGGCgccgtccgccacgtggcgcTAGAGGGTACGCCGTACGCGCGGCTTCTCCCGCGACTGGCGTTTCTCAAGGCCTCGTCGGAGGAGGCGCCGTACGTGGGGGTGGATACCGCGAGGCGGCGGTGCTGCGTTATCATCACCGAGGGGAGGGACGGGTGCCGGCTGTACTGGGACGGTGGGGAGGCGCGAGTCGCGCCGTTCCCCGCCGTGCAGGTGGACCCCACCGGCGCCGGAGACAGCTTTCTCGCCGGTTTCGCGGCCGGGCTGTTGTGGGGGTTGTCGGCGACGGACGCCGCGCTGCTGGGAAACTTCTTTGGCGCCGCGGCCGTCTCGCAAGTCGGCGTGCCCACCTTCCATCCCAAGATGTTGCAGGTTTGCACCATTTGTACTTTTTAAGCTCCTTGAACACTCGAGTCAGAAAGAATCATTCTGTTAAGTGTTGATCAATAAAGTTCTTGGCATCACATATCAGAAGCAAAATCGTACCTTTAACATGCTACAGCTGCCTGCAACCTGGAAGTGACACAGAAATATCCATCAATGGCATCTCCGGGTGATTTAGACTTCTGTTGGAGCAGTATTTGATTGTCAGGCAAGATTTGAGCGTCTTGATCATTTTGGCATGACCCTGGAAGACTTGGCTTCAAACTTTCAAAGGTAGAATTCTGATGATATTGCAAAGGGCTGAACGATCTGCAACCGTTTAGGGTAGCTTTCAGGCTGGAAGGAAATAGCCGATCCCGTTCTTTCAGACTGGAGCAGTATTTGGTAGTCAAGCAAGATTTTAGCGTCTTGATCATTTTGGCATGACCCTGAAGACTTGGTTTCAAACTTTCAAAGGTAGAATTCTGATGATATTGTAAAGGGCTGAATGATCTGCAACCGTTTAGGGTAGCTTTCAGGCAGAAGGAAATAGCCGATCCCATTCTTTCAGACCGCAAGCAGCCATCAGAGAACATAGGTGGCGTTAGTTGGCAAATAAACAGTGTGTTCAGTGGAACTCTAGGAGTATTAGATAGCAGTCATCCAGTCACTAGCTACAATCAGAACAATGGGTATATGTCTAGTGAAGATTCCACTCCTTTATTTATGATCCTTCTATTTACGGTATGCCTGCAAAATCTATTTTGTGGCTAGCGTTAGCATATCTTTGACCTATCACTTCACATTCGATTATGTGGATGGTGATTAAGGTCGCTTTCTGGCTTGGTTGGCTGGAAGAAGTGAAGAACATATTCTTACATCCACGGTATCTCCATCTCTCCTTGAGGACCATTGATCAACGTATCGGTTGTCACGTTCATACTTTCCTCGAGATCATTTTCCTTCGGATGCCCAATAGCCTTTGAATCTGTTTCCAGTTTCCACAGTAAGAGTTATTTTCTACTCGTATATGGTTAGCTCCTTGTTGCTCAACAGTTGAATCCTTATGACCTGCTTATAGGATTTTCATATTCTTAATAGGGGACATATCTCAATATTGTTCACAGTGCAATTATAATTGGGCACACTTAACATTTCACTTCTATGGAATGTTAATGATCTTTTTGTTATTTGGATCGGTTGCAGGCTGTTAAAGAAATACTTGAGGAGAAGACAATAAAACGATTTAGTACATGTATAAACGACGCTACTTTTACCTTCGAGAGGTCAAATATACACGATGAATTGCACGCATCTCTCCGAGAAGCGGCAAGGCTGATGCTTGAGCAGCAGAAAACTGATCCTTCAAAAACAGTGATTTGTTCGACATAGGGACTGACGTCTCAGCCAAGTAGTGGATGCTGTTCTGAAGTTTGTGGCAAAATAATGCACAACTGCTAATCCAGATTTCACATTGAGGTCTGTGTAAAAACACGTAGCCAACATTGGGGAAACGTTGTGCATACGCTGTGTCTCCAGCTTATATTACTAGGATACTCGTTATCGGTTTATATATGCTGGTAATAGCTGACGAGAAAATGAAGACAACAGATCAGCTGAGCTATGCCGCTTGGGCGCTTGTACGCATTCTGATGGCTATATCGAATCATTTTGCTCTTGTGAGCTTTGAACGTGTGGTTAGCATTTTACCCAGCATATGTTGACTCTTACAAAATTCTGGCCTAGAAGTAGCAGAAAACAGAAGTACAAGCTGAATTCTCTTTCAACCATCTTGTTATTGAAAACAGAAGTAGCCGAAAACCACAGCAGAAATTTCATAACGAAATCTTTGGTGGCATCGCAAGGTATTCACATACTCAATTTAGATTCACAATAACTCCCAACAGATAGTTATTCTCTTACAGACAGATAATCTTGGATTACATTGTATGATTCGGCATTCAGACACAACAATGGTACAATCGCAAAGAAGAAATTCAAGTAGTTAATTAAGTCTCTTGGCTGACGCAAAGTAAGCCCCGTACCATTTCAAGTTTTCCATACATAGCAATAGACATCCAATGTTACACCTCTTTATTGTTTCTTGCCGCAATTCTTCCCTTGTAGCAATCAATAAGTTACAAAAACTACAGCACCCATTAGCACTGGACACACAAGAAAGCGAGGCAATGGTGTGTGTCTCGCCTTGTCACAAAATTGCTTGTCCTCAGGTATATAACTACCTCAGATGGCGATGACAGAAGCTCAGAATAGTGCTTCCTTCTGTGCTGGATAGGGCAACCGGAATTCAGTTTGGATCTTTTGGTGAGTGTGAGTAAAATGGAGCTATCGTGCATGTTATCTTGGTAGCATACAAAGTAAATAACACACAAGATAGAGAAGAACGAGTCCTTACCATCACATTTCTGGAACTGTTTCTTACACGAAACCACTGCTCAACCATGCTTTCTAGTTGTTGCTGTAGAGAAGGTGCTCAGAAGCAAGAACTGAATGGAACACGGTCAAACATGTGAGTTGGTGGTACAAGGTGCTTACAGTTGTGCATCAGTAGATGTCCGTTTCGATTTGTGCTttgacttcttctcttttttcttatgCCTGTGGAGATAAACGAATAGCAAAAAAAGTATGAAGGATTGGTGGGTAATAATAACGATACAATACATGCTGACACGTGGAAATAAGAAAGCCTACTCATCATGTGAGCTTGGATCCAAACAATGTTTCAGCTTGCGGTCAACATGCCTCATGTCCTTGACAGTAGGTATTTTAAGCTGGTCAACCTGCAAAGATACACAAAAAAATACAAAGGGCGTGACAAAGGTATAATAGCTATCAAAATGATAAATGATAATGTAATAAAGCATAGCACCTGGCATGTCCATATGGTTACCAAAATTAAGTGCAGAAGTGGCAGATCAGAAGAGTCCTCTATGTTTCCTACCATATTGATGACGGATGGATTCTAATCTTTAATCTTTGTAGGGCTCCAGCTCATCTACCAGTGCACTAAGCCCTAAGGTTGCCACAGTTTTAAGTTTCCAACGTAGTTGTCTGTGGGCCCTAGTGTAAGTTTTACAATACAATGGTCAATGGGGTTTGCTCTTGTATGAGCAAGCATTCAAAAACATTTTATTAGGGGATACAAAAGTCAAAAATGAAACttaagaataaaaaaagaaaggtcCCATTTCTCCGCACTGCCCCAAGGTCCAGATGGGACCCAGGGTTGAGCATTGCTGCACCTTTTAAAAGTTTTTTACTTTGCTCTTTCTACATAGAATAACAAAATGAGCACCTCTATTTTGAAGTCAAAACAGAAATATTTTACTCGAATACATAAATCTTCCTGTACCTAGCAAGATACCACAGCATAGTACAGCAACACCATACTGGCACTCAATATTAAAATTTGGTAAAAGACTTTATCTAGTGTCCTCTATGTTGCTGCCTACTTAGGAGTTAGCACTCACTGCTCAGTGTTTGGCTCCAGCAAGCCTTTTCTTTACCATTGTGAATTCTCTTTTATGAAGGGGACACATGAAAGTTCTAGTCTTTACTAGTGGTGACTGGTTATACAACTCTACTGACGAGGTCTTGACCATCAGTAAATCCATGTGATTCTACAGCACTGGGAGTTTCATAATGTGGGTTAGCCTTATCATGTATAACTCCCAACCTACATGATGTTCCAGAGATCATACTGTATTCGGACAATAGATTATCAACAACCTTCCGAGCATTTAAACATTTTCAATTAACTATCGTGGTTTCTAATCATCCTGCGTAACACAAAGTGTAAACTAGTCTAGTGCAGCATGATGTAAGGCTGGTAGGTTATATCATTATACTAAATTGTATTGCCCCAAGCCAGGCAAAATTCCGTACCAAATAATTGATTGCATTGATTGACTGAACAAACTGTTCAACCGGGCAATCAGAATGTTGCCTTGAAAAGATACTTTCCAAGTATCTGCGAACAATCAGTGAATTTAGTAACATGAACAGTGAAtaaatagaaagaaagaaactgcATGATGAGACACAACCCTGAAATATGTTAAATCGTAATAATCCAGATCAAATGCTCATGACCTTTCAAAATTGAGGACCCTGTGAACATCATTGGACTTGTGCAAAGCAGCCAATGCCAACTGCAAAAATTGAAACACGGAATCTAATGAGATCACATAAGAGATCGGATGAAACTTGGAAGTATGAGTAAGCTAAGCTTGAAAAGTATGCACGTTGGTTGGAAGCTTTCTCAATCAGATACAAAATCAAAGCAGTAAATTTATGAAAATGGTAATAATAAAGAGTTTAAGGTTACCTGTCCAGGAGTATATAGAAGAGGTGCATCAGTCAACATCATTTTGTCAACCTGGGATATCGCGGTTTGATGAAACTCCTGTAGCAAATGAGCGGAAAGCACAGAGGCTGTACAGCATAAGTATTATATAATGTCGTAATTATGTCGTTTCTTTCCATGTAAGGAATAAACTGAGAGAGCATTTATGGTATATGACCCAACTTGGAAATTCACACTATATCTGATCTCATAGATGGTTGGATTATCTTTTTAGTAAGTGTAAAATGTGTATGTATCTTTACTGAAAAGAATAATAGTCTTACGACTCATGTGCCGATATTCAAATGATGTACTTTACTGAAAGGAAGTGATATAAGTTAATATTCAGAAGTAGTGTGCCATAATAAATAGTAGATACACAGGCTGCACATATTGTGTTTCCTATAGTGTGTACATCGTTTACATCCAACATAATTTTCACATCTAGATCCATCCATTATTCCATCAATGTTTTGATCGCCACATATGAAATACAGACATTGTAACCAAGATAACTCAATCTTTGCACTTGTCACATGCAGAATTATTAACGTGGTGGTATTTTAACTATTCTAAATTCTAAATGTAAGAATTAGTGTTACAACCTTGGTACTAATAGCATCCGTACTCCCCTAGTACTATCAACCCTGTGCAATTACCATACCAAATGTGTCTAATAATGACTCCCAATTTCTAGATTGATTTCTGGCATTTGTAAGATACTGTGATGATGCAAGTGGTTAGTAGGAAACATTGTGCAGATGAACATAGTTTACGTAAGCTATTGCGATTTGAACATGTCAGAAAAAAAGCAAATACAGCAAACAATACCTTCAAACGTTGGAATGCACCATTACCTGCCCTGCAGAAATCCTTCATACAAAAAGAAATGGCATTAGACAATGAAGACTGCACTGAAATAAGCTGAACTGTGATGAATTTATGACACTGAATGCCATGGAACTCCTAAAACAGAGCAACACGAGAAgttgaacttcttgatttgCAGTATGAAACAAATACACGAAACTTACCTCCAGATCATCAATAAATCCTTCAATAGATCGATACGGAGCATAAACAATGAGATCAAAGTCTAAAGACTGGAAGCCAACAAGAAACTTAATGTCATATTCTGGTTGCTTGGAGACGCTAACAAAACCAAATGTGGAAATGGCATACCTTAAGAAGAATCATCTCATTATTTAGAATGATCTGATGGTCCTGCTGAATTCCTTTACCTAGTTCCTCCGCAGAAACATGATTTTCTTCCACTTTGCAAGAAGCATATACACATGTTAACCTGTCAAACGAAAATTGGTTTACTTGGAATTTACTGGGAAAAATTCTAAATGGAATCAGGAAAGACCTTGATTGTATAGGCATAGGACAAGACGCAACACACGTCCATACTTTTTAccaagacacacacacacacaccagtCTTCACATAATACGCTTATCTTAGCTAAGTATGAATACACTAGAAATCAATCTGTACGTTCTCAACCATAGAATCGTATTTGTTATCGTTGCTTCTTACATTATATGCTTTGGGTGATGCTCCATTACAGACCACTGTAGATAGAATCTTTTGAAATATATTATGGCAGTAGCCTGCAATCAATAAGCAGCTGTTAGCACAAAATCATAAGCTAACAAAGGCTCTATCTTGAAAGTAGGATCCTTTACCTGGATTTTGTGAGGGAACTTGAATGCTGCACATACTTCCTGAATCTTCTGCTCGTAAAATACCCGCGTCAACTGCTCCTCTTCGTAAGACAGAGGCTTTACATCCGAGCTCCCTTCAActgaaattttaaaaattcaacaATCAACACTAACATGACTAAATGTAAGTTGCCAAACAATGAAAGCACAAGACTTTGGAGTGAACCAAACACAAAGACACAAATTTGGGGTGCCACACATTGCGTGCGCAAGTAGACATACAAGTTCGAAACCAATGAATGGTGCGTACCATGATCCGGCGCAGGCTCCGGGTAGGAGAGCGCGCCGTCGACAGGGTCCACCTTCAACCGCGTCGTCCCATACTTCACAAAGAGCAAGAGAGGATCAATAAGCACCCCACCCATCCATCGATTAGCTAATAATCTCAACTGCTGaacaaataaactccaaaacgGTGGCCGGGGAACCCAACACAACCTGCGCGAGGGTCTCCGCGGCTCGCTGGTTCGCCGCCGCCCACCTATCCATCTGCGAAGCACACACCAAGGGCGTGATACCGTGGTGTCAGAACAGGAAAGCAGCCGTGCCAACACAAAGCAAAGCAAACCCTGAACGCCAGGGGCGGAGAGGACGGGTCACCAGATCGTGCGGCTGCAAGATCCACCTATCCCTGTGCGTGGAGGTCCGGAAATCCGCCATCTttgcgctcctcctccttcacaGTCTCCGGTGCCGATCGATCCCTCAGTGCCGGTGATTACAGCGGATGGCTGTGGACGGGATGATACAATAGCAGGGCGcgacgagcggcggcggcggcggcggcgagcgccgGGGGTTTTGCGGTGGGGGCAAGGGAAGTGAACAGACACCGTGTTGCGGTCGAGTCGGTCTTGCTTGCTCTGCGCGGTGCGGGCCTGCCCAGCCCAACCTAGAACGGCCCGTCCGATGCGGAGGGATGCCCGGCCCGGCAAAATCTTGAGGAATCCAGTCCATCCACGCGTTTCGGTCTGGATCAAGCAAGCATCCGTGTtccgctcctctctctctctctctctctcccctcgtTAGCCAAGAAGCGAGCCGTGTTGAACCGAGCCGCCGGtcccgcggcgccgtctccCCTAGTCGCTTCTCCCGCCGGCGAGTGGCCGTCGCAGCGGCAgcgaggagaggggaggggagatgggCGACGAGCGGGTGAAGGCGGAGGCGCTGCAGATCCTGGGCCTCTTCCAGGTATTGCCCCGCCTCGTCGTCTTCGACCTCGACTACACCCTCTGGCCCTTCTACTGGTCCGTCTCgcgtcgcccccccccccctctctatcTCCTCCCAGCCCCACTCCCTTTCTCCGATCATTCTAGGTTCAGCTGGTGCCTGGTGAGAGTAATATTCTGTTTGGTTTCGTTTTCGACAGCGAGTGCCGGTCCAAGAGGGATTCGCCGAGCCTCTTCCGGCACGCCAGGGGCATCATGTACGCCCTCAAGGAGAAGGGGGTCGACATGGCGATTGCATCCCGCTCCCCCACCCCGGACATAGCCAAGGTGTTCCTCGACAAATTGGAGCTCCAATCCATGTTCGTCGCCCAAGTAAGAAGCTCCGTCCGGCCATAATTTCCACTTGGGTTGTCCTTCACCTTTTATGCTTATCAGAATTCGTAGATGCACCATAATTCAGGCAGCTTCTTCCTAGCAAACATTCGATTGGTAACTTGATAGTTGATACAACTGAAAATGGGCCTGCGCATGACTACACCCAAAGCGTGACATGGAGAGCTGGTGTGAATTGTGGGGATTTATGGTCTTGTTCATCAAGGGCGCTAGGAAATTATGAATGAACATTCGAGATAGAATTATGTTTTGTATAATTTGACCACATATAAAAGAAGGAAATCACAAGCTGGTCGCACAAATTTCAAGAATTTGTGAAGAAAATAGTTTTGGTGTTTCATCTTGGCTTTTAGTGTGCAGACTTCCTTAAAAGAAGTGTGCATGGCTACACTCAAAATCTCCGCCACCGTCGTATGATCTCGCCGAGACAGCGCTTCTGCTCCCCTGTTTTCCTGGCCTTTCTTGTACACCAACCGGTACTGTAAGCCCAAGAGTTTTACCAGCACTCTTTGTTGCTAGGGTGTAGTCAGCTGCAGATTCTTGAGGTGTACAAGGCTTCGCTGATCGGCGCGGATAAAAAATTCAGCATGCTGAAGGTACGGTCGCCATTGATCAACCGCCATAAGCACCGCCAAGCCTTCCGTCTCATATGCCGAAAGACCTTGCGCCCGTGGCTCCAAAGCCTTGCTCAAGAACGCCATAGGGTGACCCTCCTGCATAAGAACCACACCGATGCCTTTGTCAGATGCGTCCATCTCGATTACAAATTGCTTTGTGAAATCCGGGAGCACCAACACCAGGGCTGAGATTAGTAAGGGGACGACTGAAAATTCCGAAGTGGCACACAAATTTTCGGTAGTATCCCGCAAGCCCAAGGAATCCACAGACTTTGCACATCAAGGATGACACTAGCCAGTTCTTGACGGCAGCGATATTCTTCCTGTCAGCAGCAACTGCATCACCGATCATGTGCCCCAGATATGTCAACTTTTGAGCAAACTTGCACTTGGACCGCTTGACCTTGACCTGATGAGCAGGCAGAATTTCAAACACCCCACGGAGTAGCCGCTCGTGTTCTTCAATCTTTTCGTTGTATATTAAGATATCGTCTATGAATACAAGAACTCCCCTGCTAAGCAATGGCGCCAAGGTCACATCCATTGTACCATAAAAGGTAGCCGATGCATTGGTCAACCCATAGGACATCAACTTGAATTCATAATGTTTGTGATGCATCTTAAAAGCTTTCTTGTGTTCATATTCCGGTTTCATCCGAATTTGGTGCTAACCGGAACTCAGATCAAGACTAGTGAACCACTTCGCCCGAGCCAGCTCATCCATCAACTCATCCACGATGGGAGGGGAAAGCGATTCTTGATTGTGATAGTGTTTAGGTGGCAATAATCCACACAAAAGCGCCACAacccatccttcttcttcactaATAGCACAGGCAAAGCAAACAAGCTGGAACTTAATTGGATTGTCCCCTGCGCTAACATCTCAGCCACCAGTCGCTCAATCTCATCTTTTTGTGCTGGATTGTAGTGGTAACGACGGAGGTTATCCGTCTTGGGCTCTTGGCCCCAGGGAAAAGGGGAATTGCATGATCAAAGCTTCTGGGTGGCGGCATCCCCATCGGCTTCTTGAAGAGGGTTTCATACTCTTGCAGCTATTTCTGAATTGTAGGAGGTACAAGCGACTCGATCATATGGCCAGGCTTATCTTCTTTAGAAATCACATATAATTGTATCAATTGTGCAACTGCCCCTCTGTTATGGAGGCCTAAAACTTGAGAAAATGAATGTTGGGATAGACAAACACATTTGGCAGAACTCCCTGAAGCCACACATGCTGACCTTGGTAATCAAACGCCATTTATTTCCAAACCCAATGTACATCCATTGGATTGTGCTCCTCGAGCCAGTCCATGCCGAGAATGATGTTGTAACGTGCCAATGGTAGCACCTTTAAGGTTGTGCGAAAGGTGATTCCCTGGATCCACCACTTGCGGTTTGGAAATTTCCTAGTACAAGAACTCCCCCATCAACAATGTGCACCTGTATTGGTTGTAAAGCTTTGGATTCACCAGTTAAGAATTGAGTTGCCTTTTCACTGAAGAAATTGTTGGAGCTACCGAAGTCGACCAACATGAGGACTTCCTGTTTTTGGATCAATCCCTGAAGGCGGACGATGCGAGGAGTTTCAAAACCAAAGATTGCCTCCTTTGATATGGTCATAAGAGTTTCGCTGCACTTCGATCTCGACTCAGAATTCCCATAATTTGGTTTCAGCGGCCCTTCGTTATAGCATTTCAGCAAACTCAACAATTCTTCAACAATATGGAGTTGTACGGTAGGCGGGCAAGAATGTCCTTGACATGTCCTCTTAACGTTGCCAACTTCTCCAATCCGCTGGCTGCTCGAGAGCCC
The nucleotide sequence above comes from Phragmites australis chromosome 4, lpPhrAust1.1, whole genome shotgun sequence. Encoded proteins:
- the LOC133915494 gene encoding inositol 3-kinase-like isoform X1 — encoded protein: MPLAAELEDAEEQEEDRMKGATGALEGLVVGSYCHDVLLRGGRVVGETLGGAAAFVSNVLDAASPREEETAFVVVSKVGPDFAYASAPAPSRHLPLLCAAPTTSFHAKFSDAAASAHAPDRELRRVRACDPIYPADLPDRRFAYGLAVGVAGEVLPQTLERMIQLCRAVLVDAQALIRAFDGEGAVRHVALEGTPYARLLPRLAFLKASSEEAPYVGVDTARRRCCVIITEGRDGCRLYWDGGEARVAPFPAVQVDPTGAGDSFLAGFAAGLLWGLSATDAALLGNFFGAAAVSQVGVPTFHPKMLQAVKEILEEKTIKRFSTCINDATFTFERSNIHDELHASLREAARLMLEQQKTDPSKTVICST
- the LOC133915496 gene encoding uncharacterized protein LOC133915496, which translates into the protein MGDERVKAEALQILGLFQVLPRLVVFDLDYTLWPFYCECRSKRDSPSLFRHARGIMYALKEKGVDMAIASRSPTPDIAKVFLDKLELQSMFVAQEIFSSWTHKTEHFQKIQRRTGISYKSMLFFDDEDRNIETVSKMGVTSVLVENGVNLDMFKLGLSNFATNSAASSRKQDE
- the LOC133915495 gene encoding cyclin-H1-1 → MADFRTSTHRDRWILQPHDLMDRWAAANQRAAETLAQYGTTRLKVDPVDGALSYPEPAPDHVEGSSDVKPLSYEEEQLTRVFYEQKIQEVCAAFKFPHKIQATAIIYFKRFYLQWSVMEHHPKHIMLTCVYASCKVEENHVSAEELGKGIQQDHQIILNNEMILLKSLDFDLIVYAPYRSIEGFIDDLEDFCRAGNGAFQRLKEFHQTAISQVDKMMLTDAPLLYTPGQLALAALHKSNDVHRVLNFERYLESIFSRQHSDCPVEQFVQSINAINYLVDQLKIPTVKDMRHVDRKLKHCLDPSSHDEHKKKEKKSKHKSKRTSTDAQL
- the LOC133915494 gene encoding inositol 3-kinase-like isoform X2, yielding MPLAAELEDAEEQEEDRMKGATGALEGLVVGSYCHDVLLRGGRVVGETLGGAAAFVSNVLDAASPREEETAFVVVSKVGPDFAYASAPAPSRHLPLLCAAPTTSFHAKFSDAAASAHAPDRELRRVRACDPIYPADLPDRRFAYGLAVGVAGEVLPQTLERMIQLCRAVLVDAQALIRAFDGEGAVRHVALEGTPYARLLPRLAFLKASSEEAPYVGVDTARRRCCVIITEGRDGCRLYWDGGEARVAPFPAVQVDPTGAGDSFLAGFAAGLLWGLSATDAALLGNFFGAAAVSQVGVPTFHPKMLQLPATWK